Below is a window of Mycobacterium dioxanotrophicus DNA.
CCCAAAAGTGGGACCTCACCGCCCATGAGCTGGCCCGCAACGTGCACACCCACCCGACCCTGTCCGAAGCACTACAGGAATGCTTCCACGGCCTCACCGGCCACATGATCAACTTTTGAGAAACGAGATCATTGCCGGGATCGGCGGATTGGTCGTCGGCCATATTCTGTGGTTGACGGCCATTTCGTTGGCCACCGACAGCGGCTACGTCAACCAGTGGGTGCTGGTTGTCGCTGCGGTGTCGTTCCTGATCGCGGTGGCGGCGGGCCTGCTCGGTTTTCGCAAGTACCAGCAGAAGTCCCATGTGTGGGCGGCGTTCCTGTGGTTGCTGCCGGTCTCGCCGGTGCTGTTCTCGATCGCCGTGCTCGGGGTGACGTACCTGTAGGCCCCGCGTCAGTCCGGGAAGTCCAGCGGGATCCGCAGGGTCGCCATCGTCGCGGCCAGCGCGTCGTATTGTCCTGCCAGCATGCAGAATTCGATGAGCTGGGTGCGGTTGAGGAACGCGGAGAGCGCGGCCCAGGTCTCCGATGACATCGAGCGGGTGACGACGAATTCGTCGGTAGCGGTGATCAGGACGCGTTGCCGGTCGGTGAGCCCGGCGGCGTCGGGACCCTCGAAGATGCGGGCCTGGGTTTCGCGGTCCACCCCGCGGCTGCGGGCCAGCCGCCGGTGCTGCTGCAGCTCGTACTCACAGTCGCGCAGGTGCGCGACGCGCAGGATCACCAGTTCGGCATCCTTGCGGGGCAGCTTGCCGAGCGGTCCGAGCAGCAGGCCGGCCGACGGCAGCCACGCCAGGAACAGCAGCTTGTGCTGACCCAGCACATTGAAGAGAGTGAACCGCGGCGCCCGGATGGCCCGCGCTCCTGCCTTGGCGATGACCCAGTTGATCGGCCCCAGCTCCCGGAATCCCCCCGGTGCGATGCGGGCAGGCTCAAGTGTGCTCACCCAGCCGAGTCTGGCACACCTCGCGAGACTACGGTTTGTGGTGCGATTTCGACGATTTGGCGCCATAAACCGTAGTCTCGGCGCAGAGCGTGCGCGATCAGGACTTCTTGACGAGATACGGCGACACCGTGGAGCGGTGTTCGTCGATGTCCAGGGCCCTGCCGAGCGCGGGGAACGCGCGCTGCGGGCAGTTGTCGCGTTCGCACACCCGGCATCCGGATCCGATGGGTGTGCTGACCTCGCCGGAGACGTCCAGGCCGTCGGAGTAGACCAGCCGGTTGGCGTGGCGCAGTTCGCATCCGAGGCCGATCGCGAAAGTCTTGCCGGGCTGGCCATATCGCGACGCGCGACGCTCCACGGTGCGGGCGACCCACATGTAGTTGCGTCCGTCGGGCATCTGGGCGACCTGCACCAGGATCTTGCCCGGATTGCCGAACGTCTCGTAGACATTCCACAACGGGCAGGTGCCACCCGACGAGGAGAAGTGAAAACCGGTGGCGGACTGGCGTTTTGACATGTTGCCTGCCCGGTCGACGCGGACGAACGACAGTGGTACGCCTCGCATCGACGGTCGTTGCAACGTCGAAAGACGGTGGGCCACCGTCTCGTAACTCACCGAGTAGAACGCCGAGAGGCGCTCGACGTCATAGCGGAAGTTCTCGGCGACATCGTGGAACTGCCGGTAGGGCAGCACGGTGGCGGCCGCGAAGTAGTTGGCCAGCCCCAGCCGGGCGAGCGTGCGGGACTCGTCGCTGGTGAACTTGCCTTCGGTGACCTGCGCGTCGATCAGATCCCCGAACTCCAAATAGGCCAGCTCGGCGGCGAGCTTGAACACGTACTGCCCCGACGAGAGATGCCCACCGATCTCGAGGGTCTTGGTCTGCGGATCGTAGCGGTGCATCACGTTGTCGCCGAGGTCGATTCGCCTGATGATGCGCACGCCGTGCACCATGGTGAGTCGCTCGGAGAGCTCGCGCGAGAGCTCGGCCCGGTGCATGCGCATCCGGATGGTGAAGTCTTCTGCGGCGGTGTCGAGTTCGTGCAGGTAGTTCTGCCGCTGGTAGAAGAAGTCGCGAACTTCCTCGTGGGGCATGGTGATCGCGCCGGTGCCGCTGCTGTCGGAGTACCGGCCCTCGGTGACGGCGGCCAGTTGCGTCGTGGTGAGGCGATAGCGCTGGTGCAGATTGACCATCGCCCGGGCCAGCGTCGGGTGGGTGTTGACGATGTCGGCGACTTCGGCGACGTCCACATCGATGCCGAGGTCGCGGTCCATCGTCACCTCGCGCAGTTCGGCGACCAGCCGGGTGTCGTCGTGCGATGCGAAGAACGTGGCGTCCACGCCGAACACCTCGGTGATGCGCAGCAACACCGCCACCGTCAGCGGCCGCACGTCATGCTCGATCTGGTTGAGATAGCTGGGGGAGATGTCGAGCATCTGCGCCAGCGCGGCCTGGCTGAAACCGCGCTCGCTGCGCAGTTGCCGCACCCGCGAGCCGACGAAGGTTTTTGCCACGTCAACCAGCGTAACAACGCTGTGAAGCCCAGCTTCGCATTCTTGGCAGAACGGTCCTTGGGACTGCCTCGCGCTGCCTGGCATGATCGGTCTGGACGAGCGATTGGGGAGATCGAGATGACGGGTTCCGCAGACAAGCCGACGGCTGGACTGGGCAAGGTCATGATGCCGGTACCGGATCCGCATCCCGACGTCTTCGACAGGGAGTGGCCGCTGCGGGTCGGCGACATCGACCGCGTGGGCCGGCTGCGGTTCGACGCCGCGTGCCGCCACATCCAGGACATCGGATCCGATCAGCTGCGGGAGATGGGCTTCGAGGAGACCCACCCTTTGTGGATCGTGCGGCGGACCATGATCGACCTGATCCGTCCCGTCGAGTTCCAGGACATGCTGCGGATGCGGCGCTGGTGTTCGGGGACGTCGAACCGGTGGTGTGAGATGCGCGTACGCATCGATGGCCGCAAGGGCGGCCTCATGGAATCCGAGGCGTTCTGGATCAACATCAACCGCGAGACCCAGGGGCCGGCCCGCATCTCCGACGACTTCCTCGAAGGTTTGCGACGGACCACGGACGAATCCCGGCTGCGGTGGAAGCCCTACCTGAAGCCGGGCAGCCGCGAGGACGCCCTCGAGGTCAAGGAGTATCCGGTCCGGGTGTCGGACATCGACCTCTTCGACCACATGAACAACTCGGTCTACTGGACCGTCATCGAGGACTACCTGTACTCGCACCCGGAGCTGCTGGCCGGACCGCTGCGGGTGGCCATCGAGCACGACGCGGCGGTGGCTCTCGGGGAGAAGCTGGAGATCCTCTCGCACGTGTACCCGGCGGGGTCGACGGACAAGTTCGGCCCGGAGCTGTCCGATCGGACTGTTATAACGCTCACATATGTGGTCGGTGACGAGGCCAAAGCCATCGCCGCACTGTTCTCCCTCTGATCACCCCCGGTTTAACAGTACGGACGTACTGACCTGCGCAAATCGGTTACCGGTGGGTAGCTTCTGAACCGGTACAGCCATCATATTTCTTCGCAGACTTTGCAAGTTAACGCTGCCATTTGGCGAAAATTGGCAACTGAAACAGGTGGACCTGCGGATATGGCCTGTGCCATCGTCGGATTAGCACATCAGTGAAGCTGCTGCGGCGTTAACAAGATCGGCGCCGCCGCAGCGTCTCAAATCCGAAGGAGCAGTCCTATGTCGACCGTGGGCACCCCCAAGTCACCGGAACAGATCCAGCACGACTGGGATCACAACCCCCGCTGGAAGGGCATCACCCGCACCTACACCCCGGAAGACGTCGTCGCGCTGCAGGGCCACGTCGTCGAGGAGGCCACCCTGGCCCGCCGTGGCGCCGAGGTGCTCTGGGACCAGCTCCACAACATGGACTTCGTCAACGCGCTCGGCGCGCTGACCGGCAACATGGCCGTGCAGCAGGTGCGCGCCGGCCTCAAGGCCATCTACCTGTCGGGTTGGCAGGTCGCCGGTGACGCCAACCTCTCCGGCCACACCTACCCCGACCAGAGCCTCTACCCGGCCAACTCGGTGCCGCAGGTCGTCCGCCGCATCAACAACGCGCTGCTGCGCGCCGACGAGATCGCCAAGGTCGAGGGCGACACCTCCGTCGAGAACTGGCTCGCCCCGATCGTCGCCGACGGTGAGGCCGGCTTCGGTGGTGCGCTCAACGTCTATGAGCTGCAGAAGGCCATGATCGCCGCCGGTGTCGCCGGTTCGCACTGGGAAGACCAGCTCGCCTCGGAGAAGAAGTGTGGCCACCTCGGTGGCAAGGTGCTGATCCCCACCCAGCAGCACATCCGCACCCTGACCTCGGCTCGCCTGGCCGCCGACGTCGCCGACGTGCCGACCGTCGTCATCGCCCGTACCGACGCCGAGGCCGCCACCCTGATCACCAGCGACGTCGACGAGCGCGACCGCCCCTTCATCACCGGTGAGCGCACCGCCGAGGGCTTCTACCGCGTCAAGAACGGCCTGGAGCCCTGCATCGCCCGCGCCAAGGCCTACGCGCCCTACTCCGACCTCATCTGGATGGAGACCGGCACCCCGGACCTGGAGCTCGCCAAGAAGTTCGCCGAGGGCGTCAAGAGCGAATTCCCCGACCAGATGCTGGCCTACAACTGCTCGCCGTCGTTCAACTGGCGCAAGCACCTGGACGACGCGACCATCGCGAAGTTCCAGAAGGAGCTCGGCGCGATGGGCTTCAAGTTCCAGTTCATCACGCTGGCCGGCTTCCACGCGCTGAACTACTCGATGTTCGATCTGGCCCACGGCTACGCTCGCAACCAGATGACCGCCTACGTCGAGCTGCAGGAGCGAGAGTTCGCCGCCGAGGAGCGTGGCTACACCGCGACCAAGCACCAGCGCGAGGTCGGCGCCGGTTACTTCGACCGGATCGCCACCACCGTGGACCCGACCAGCTCGACCACCGCGCTCGCGGGCTCGACCGAAGAGGGTCAGTTCCACTGAGCCATTGATCTTCGGCGCTAAGAGTTGACAGCAGCAGGCCCCGCTCAGAATTCTTGGGCGGGGCCTGTCGCGTGTCCGCATATTGAGACGAAAGTGAAGACGTGAGCAATCAAGTAGAACGTGTGGGTGTTATCGGCGCCGGGCAGATGGGCGCGGGCATCGCCGAGGTATCGGCCCGGGCCGGCGTCGACGTCCTGATCTTCGAGACCAATGACGACCTGGTGGCCGCCGGCCGCAACCGCATCACCAAGTCATTGGAGCGCGGCGTCAGCGCGGGCAAGGTGACCGAGCGGGAGAAAGACGACGCTCTGGCAAACCTCAAATTCACCACCAGCATGGCCGATCTCGCCGACCGGCAACTCGTCGTCGAGGCGGTGATCGAGGATGAGAACATCAAGGCCAAGATCTTCGCCGAGCTCGACCGGGTGATCACGGACCCCGACGCGGTGCTGGCGTCGAACACCTCGAGCATCCCGATCATGAAACTCGCAGCAGCTACCCAGAATCCCGCAAGGGTGCTGGGCCTGCACTTTTTCAACCCGGTGCCGGTGCTGCCCCTGGTCGAGCTCGTTCCCACGCTCGTCACCAGCGACGATGCCGCTTCGCGAGCCGAGGAATTCGCGAGTTCGGTGCTCGGGAAGCAGGTCGTGCGGTGCGCCGATCGGTCCGGTTTCGTGGTCAACGCGTTGCTGGTTCCGTACCTGCTGGCAGCGGTCCGGATGGTCGAGGGCGGGTTCGCCACGATCGAGGACGTCGACAAGGCTGTGGTTGCCGGGCTGTCCCATCCGATGGGACCACTGCGGCTCTCTGACCTGGTCGGCCTCGACACGTTAAAGCTGATCGCGGACAAGATGTTTGACGAGTTCAAAGAGCCGCTGTACGCCGCTCCGCCGCTGTTGCTACGCATGGTCGAGGCCGGGCAGCTCGGCAAGAAGTCCGGCAAAGGTTTCTACACCTACTGAGCGGACCCGCGCTGGCACTCAAGGCCGCGCTTAGCTACCCTACCTTCAGTAGGGCCTGCTGGCTCGGTCTTGAGTCCGTGCGGCGCCGTGCGCCGGCTGGGCCGGTTACTTGTCAGCAGAGAAACGTAAAGGGTTACCGTCGCATGTCACAAGCCGATTCCGATCTTGCTCCGTACTACGAGGAGTCGCAGTCGATCTACGACATCTCCAACGAGTTCTTCGCCCTGTGGCTCGGGCCGACCATGGGTTACACCTGCGGTTACTACGAGCGCGAGGACATGACGCTCGATGAGTCGCAGAACGCCAAGTTCGACCTCGCACTGGGCAAGCTCGACCTGAAGCCGGGCATGACCCTCCTCGATATCGGCTGCGGCTGGGGCGGTGCGCTGGAGCGCGCCGTGACCAAATTTGACGTCAACGTCATTGGTATCACGTTGAGCAAGGCGCAGTCGGAGTGGGCCCGGGAGCGCCTGGCCAAGATCGACACCAACCGCACCGTCGACATCCGGCTGCAGGGCTGGGAAGAGTTCGACGAGCCCGTCGACCGCATCGTCTCTATCGGCGCGTTCGAGGCCTTCAAGGCCGAGCGTTACCCGATCTTCTTCGAGCGCGCCTACAGCATCCTGCCGGAGAACGGTGGCCGGATGCTGCTGCACACGATCCTGGCGCACACCCAGCAGTTCTTCCGTGAGAACGGCATCAAGCTCACCATCAGCGACCTGAAGTTCATGAAGTTCATCGGCGAGGAGATCTTCCCCGGTGGGCAGCTGCCTGCGGTCGAGGACATCGAGAAGCTCGCCGCGGACTCGGGCTTCACCCTGGAGCGCACCCACCTGCTGCGGCCGCACTACGCGCGCACGCTGGACATGTGGGCGGCGAACCTGGAGGCGGCCAAGGACGAGGCCATCGCCATGCAGGGCCAGGAGGTCTACGACCGGTACATGAAGTACCTGACCGGTTGCGCCGACTTCTTCCGTCGCGGCATCACCAACATCGGGCAGTTCACGCTCGTCAAGTAGTTCTCTTCGCCGAGGCTACGGTTCTTGGCGCGATTTCTCGGATTTCGCGCCAAGAACCGTAGCCTCGACGCATTCAGCGGGGATATCCCGCCCGATACAGCGCATCCCAGGTACGGGCGATGATCTCCGGGCCCCGATATCGCAGTTGCCGGGCGCTCACCCGCACGATCGTCCAGCCGCGCGAGGCCAGAAATTCCAGCCGGACGATGTCGTTCTCATGGTCCTCGGGGTTCGTCCAGTGTTGTCCTCCGTCGTACTCGACGCCGACCGTCCATTCGGGCCAGCCCATGTCGATCCGCCGGCGCACCCGGCCCCGCCCGTCGGCAACCGGGATCTGAGTGACGGGACGGGGGACTCCGCCGCGGACGAGCAGTAGCCGCAGCCGGGTCTCCTGCGGGGATTCGGCTCCGGCGTCGGCCAGATCGAGTGCGCTCCGCAGCCGCCGGATGCCGCGGGCGCCCGGGTAGCGCTCGGCGATGCTCTTGACCCGCACCACCCCCACGTTGGTCACGTTGAGCAGCGCATCGATCTGGATGATCGCAGTGTCTAGTGGTCGGCGCCGCCCGATGTCGTAGCAGGTGCGGGCGACGCTGGTGCAGGTCATGCCGTCGACGATGTCGACTTCATCGTCGGCGATAGCACCGGTGTGGACGAGGATGCCCGGGGGAGATGGTTGACGGACGCGGGCAAGCTCCGCGGGCGCATCGTCGGGTAGCCAATGGCTGCCGAGCACTGCGGCCGCGGAGTACCCGGCCAGGGTTGCGCTGCGGCCGGACCACAGCCACGCGGCAACTGCCCTCGACGACGCGTCGGGCACGGAATCTTTTGGTATGTAGATGTTTTGGTAAAGCTTGCGATAGCCGGTCCGAAGCGCGTAGCGGGTCACTGCGCCGGCGGCGAGCGCCTCGCTCCCCACGATGATGTCCCCCACACCGATATTCGACGCACAGGGTGCGCGCCCGGTTCCCTTCTCGCGACACTACGGTTTATGGCGCGATTTCCCGGATTTCGCGCCAAAAACCGTAGTGTCGGCGGAAAAAAATCACGCCGACGCGAGCCTGCGCTTCTCCGCTTCGACGTCGAAATCAGCTGGGGGCCAGGACAAGTCGAATTCCTTGAGGGCCTCGATGAGCAGCTCGAGGATGGCCAGCCGGCTGTACCACTTACGGTTGCAGGGCACGATGTGCCACGGTGCGTAGTCGGTCGACGTCCGGTCCAGCATTGCCTGGTACGCCTCTTGGTACTGCGGCCACAGCATGCGTTCGTCGATGTCGCCCGGGTTGTACTTCCAGAACTTGTCGGGGCGCTCCAGGCGTTCGGCCAGCCGCTGCTTCTGCTCGTCGAGGGAGACGAACATCGCGACCTTGACGATCTTGGTGCCGGAGTCGACGAGTTCCTTCTCGAACGCGTTGATCTCGTCGTAGCGGGCTTCCCAGACGTCCGGCGGCACCAGGTTGTGCACGCGGACGATCAGCACATCCTCGTAGTGCGACCGGTCGAAGACGCCGACGTGCCCGGCGGGCGGCAGCGCCCGGCGGACCCGCCACAGATAGTGGTGCGCCAGCTCCTCATCGGTCGGCTTGCCGAAGCTGGCATACCTGATGCCCTGTGGATTACCGGCTCCCACAACGTGTTTGACGATTCCGCCCTTACCTGCGGTGTCCATGCCCTGCAACACCAGAAGCAGTGAGCGGGTGTCGCCGGCCCGGCTGCCCGCGTAGAGCATCTCCTGCAGCCCCGCGAACCGCTCATTGCGCTCGGCCTGAAGATCGGGGGCGTCGCTCTTGGAGCCCGTGAATCCCGGCGTGGCATCGGGATCGATGTCGACGACCAAGGCGCCGGCCCGGAACTCCAGATGGTGGTGTGGCTCGTGGCTCCACTGCGCCGGTAGATCGTCGTCGGACTTGTCGCTGGTGGTCACGCGGCCTAGTCAAGCAGCTACGGCGGCAATACCGGGGAAGGATGCGGCTGCGAGTTGAATTTCTCCAGGGAACCGCCGACCTCGACGATGCCGCACAGCGCGTTCCACGACAGCATCGTCAGATAGTCGATGAGCTCGTCGGAGGTCATCCGCGGGTTCGACATCCACGAGTGGGTCGCCAGCTGCACGCCGCCGACGGTGTGGAACGCCCACGCCTCGGCGCCGCCGGTGTCCATCCCGACGTCGGCCATCCGACGGCGCAGCATTACCGCGAGCATGCGCGCGATGATCTGCTCGGAATCGGCGACCGCCTTGCTCTTGCTGGCCGAGTTGCTCGTCATGACGAACTGATAGGGCTCGGGTTCGGCGGCCACCGTCTCGACGTAGACCTTGATGATCTCGCGGGTCAGGTCGAAGCCGTCGAGGTTGGACGTCAGCGCCGCGGCCATGTTGGGAATCAGCGTGGTCTGCGCGAACCGCATCATGACGGCGGTGGTCAGATCGTTCTTGTCGACGAAATAGCGGTAGAGCACGGTCTTCGAGACGCCGATTTCCGCTGCGATCTCGTCCATGCTGACGTTGCTGCCGAGTCGGCGGATGGCCTCGAGGGTGCCGTCTACCAGCTCATTGCGTCGCTCCACCTTGTGTTGGTGCCAGCGCCGCTTTCGCCCATCGGTCTTCACCGTCGCCGGCGGAGTCTGCTGTGCCACTGTCGCGGTAGTCCCATTCCCTAGTTCCACTTGATAGTACGGCGAAACAACCCCCGTCTGCCCGTGGGACCGAGCCCTCGGGCATGCCTTTGTGGATGATGGAGGCGTGGCACATAGATCCGAAGCAGGTTTGCGTGCGCTTCCTGCTCCGCGAGCGAGTTTCGCCGAGACACTGGCCGGTGCCGATCCGACGGCCGACGCCGAGCGTAGGCGTGGTTTGCGGCGGATGAAGGCTGTCGCACTCGGTTTCCTGCTGGGCGCCACTGTGGTCTATCTGGTGTGCACCTGGGCGGAGTCCCGCGGCGCCGCGGCGCCGACCTGGGTCGGGTATGTGCGCGCGGCGGCCGAGGCGGGCATGGTCGGCGCGCTGGCCGACTGGTTCGCTGTCACGGCACTGTTCCGGCATCCGCTGGGCATCCCGATCCCGCACACCGCGATCATCAAGCGCAAGAAGGACCAGCTCGGCGAAGGGCTCGGCACGTTCGTGCGGGAGAACTTCATGTCACCGCAGGTCATCGAGACCAAGGTGCGCGACGCGCAGGTGGCCGGCCGGCTCGGCAAGTGGCTCAGCGACCGCTCCCATGCCGAACGCGTGGCTTCCGAGAGTGCGACCGTGCTGCGGGTCGGGGTGGAGTTGTTGCGCGACGAAGACGTGCAGCACGTGCTGGACCGGATGATCGTCAAGCGCATCGCCGAGCCCAAGTGGGGCCCGCCCATCGGGCGGGTGTTGGCCACGCTGCTGGCCGAGGGCCGGCAGGAGGCGCTGATCCAGCTGTTGTGTGACCGGGCGTTCCAGTGGTCGCTCAACGCTGGCGAGGTCATCGAGCGGGTGATCGAACGTGACTCTCCGACCT
It encodes the following:
- a CDS encoding carboxymuconolactone decarboxylase family protein, translating into MSTLEPARIAPGGFRELGPINWVIAKAGARAIRAPRFTLFNVLGQHKLLFLAWLPSAGLLLGPLGKLPRKDAELVILRVAHLRDCEYELQQHRRLARSRGVDRETQARIFEGPDAAGLTDRQRVLITATDEFVVTRSMSSETWAALSAFLNRTQLIEFCMLAGQYDALAATMATLRIPLDFPD
- the ramB gene encoding acetate metabolism transcriptional regulator RamB, translating into MAKTFVGSRVRQLRSERGFSQAALAQMLDISPSYLNQIEHDVRPLTVAVLLRITEVFGVDATFFASHDDTRLVAELREVTMDRDLGIDVDVAEVADIVNTHPTLARAMVNLHQRYRLTTTQLAAVTEGRYSDSSGTGAITMPHEEVRDFFYQRQNYLHELDTAAEDFTIRMRMHRAELSRELSERLTMVHGVRIIRRIDLGDNVMHRYDPQTKTLEIGGHLSSGQYVFKLAAELAYLEFGDLIDAQVTEGKFTSDESRTLARLGLANYFAAATVLPYRQFHDVAENFRYDVERLSAFYSVSYETVAHRLSTLQRPSMRGVPLSFVRVDRAGNMSKRQSATGFHFSSSGGTCPLWNVYETFGNPGKILVQVAQMPDGRNYMWVARTVERRASRYGQPGKTFAIGLGCELRHANRLVYSDGLDVSGEVSTPIGSGCRVCERDNCPQRAFPALGRALDIDEHRSTVSPYLVKKS
- a CDS encoding acyl-[acyl-carrier-protein] thioesterase — protein: MTGSADKPTAGLGKVMMPVPDPHPDVFDREWPLRVGDIDRVGRLRFDAACRHIQDIGSDQLREMGFEETHPLWIVRRTMIDLIRPVEFQDMLRMRRWCSGTSNRWCEMRVRIDGRKGGLMESEAFWININRETQGPARISDDFLEGLRRTTDESRLRWKPYLKPGSREDALEVKEYPVRVSDIDLFDHMNNSVYWTVIEDYLYSHPELLAGPLRVAIEHDAAVALGEKLEILSHVYPAGSTDKFGPELSDRTVITLTYVVGDEAKAIAALFSL
- the aceA gene encoding isocitrate lyase, whose product is MSTVGTPKSPEQIQHDWDHNPRWKGITRTYTPEDVVALQGHVVEEATLARRGAEVLWDQLHNMDFVNALGALTGNMAVQQVRAGLKAIYLSGWQVAGDANLSGHTYPDQSLYPANSVPQVVRRINNALLRADEIAKVEGDTSVENWLAPIVADGEAGFGGALNVYELQKAMIAAGVAGSHWEDQLASEKKCGHLGGKVLIPTQQHIRTLTSARLAADVADVPTVVIARTDAEAATLITSDVDERDRPFITGERTAEGFYRVKNGLEPCIARAKAYAPYSDLIWMETGTPDLELAKKFAEGVKSEFPDQMLAYNCSPSFNWRKHLDDATIAKFQKELGAMGFKFQFITLAGFHALNYSMFDLAHGYARNQMTAYVELQEREFAAEERGYTATKHQREVGAGYFDRIATTVDPTSSTTALAGSTEEGQFH
- a CDS encoding 3-hydroxybutyryl-CoA dehydrogenase → MSNQVERVGVIGAGQMGAGIAEVSARAGVDVLIFETNDDLVAAGRNRITKSLERGVSAGKVTEREKDDALANLKFTTSMADLADRQLVVEAVIEDENIKAKIFAELDRVITDPDAVLASNTSSIPIMKLAAATQNPARVLGLHFFNPVPVLPLVELVPTLVTSDDAASRAEEFASSVLGKQVVRCADRSGFVVNALLVPYLLAAVRMVEGGFATIEDVDKAVVAGLSHPMGPLRLSDLVGLDTLKLIADKMFDEFKEPLYAAPPLLLRMVEAGQLGKKSGKGFYTY
- a CDS encoding cyclopropane mycolic acid synthase family methyltransferase — encoded protein: MSQADSDLAPYYEESQSIYDISNEFFALWLGPTMGYTCGYYEREDMTLDESQNAKFDLALGKLDLKPGMTLLDIGCGWGGALERAVTKFDVNVIGITLSKAQSEWARERLAKIDTNRTVDIRLQGWEEFDEPVDRIVSIGAFEAFKAERYPIFFERAYSILPENGGRMLLHTILAHTQQFFRENGIKLTISDLKFMKFIGEEIFPGGQLPAVEDIEKLAADSGFTLERTHLLRPHYARTLDMWAANLEAAKDEAIAMQGQEVYDRYMKYLTGCADFFRRGITNIGQFTLVK
- a CDS encoding endonuclease domain-containing protein, with protein sequence MGDIIVGSEALAAGAVTRYALRTGYRKLYQNIYIPKDSVPDASSRAVAAWLWSGRSATLAGYSAAAVLGSHWLPDDAPAELARVRQPSPPGILVHTGAIADDEVDIVDGMTCTSVARTCYDIGRRRPLDTAIIQIDALLNVTNVGVVRVKSIAERYPGARGIRRLRSALDLADAGAESPQETRLRLLLVRGGVPRPVTQIPVADGRGRVRRRIDMGWPEWTVGVEYDGGQHWTNPEDHENDIVRLEFLASRGWTIVRVSARQLRYRGPEIIARTWDALYRAGYPR
- a CDS encoding polyphosphate kinase 2 family protein, which gives rise to MTTSDKSDDDLPAQWSHEPHHHLEFRAGALVVDIDPDATPGFTGSKSDAPDLQAERNERFAGLQEMLYAGSRAGDTRSLLLVLQGMDTAGKGGIVKHVVGAGNPQGIRYASFGKPTDEELAHHYLWRVRRALPPAGHVGVFDRSHYEDVLIVRVHNLVPPDVWEARYDEINAFEKELVDSGTKIVKVAMFVSLDEQKQRLAERLERPDKFWKYNPGDIDERMLWPQYQEAYQAMLDRTSTDYAPWHIVPCNRKWYSRLAILELLIEALKEFDLSWPPADFDVEAEKRRLASA
- a CDS encoding TetR/AcrR family transcriptional regulator — protein: MAQQTPPATVKTDGRKRRWHQHKVERRNELVDGTLEAIRRLGSNVSMDEIAAEIGVSKTVLYRYFVDKNDLTTAVMMRFAQTTLIPNMAAALTSNLDGFDLTREIIKVYVETVAAEPEPYQFVMTSNSASKSKAVADSEQIIARMLAVMLRRRMADVGMDTGGAEAWAFHTVGGVQLATHSWMSNPRMTSDELIDYLTMLSWNALCGIVEVGGSLEKFNSQPHPSPVLPP
- a CDS encoding DUF445 domain-containing protein, with amino-acid sequence MDDGGVAHRSEAGLRALPAPRASFAETLAGADPTADAERRRGLRRMKAVALGFLLGATVVYLVCTWAESRGAAAPTWVGYVRAAAEAGMVGALADWFAVTALFRHPLGIPIPHTAIIKRKKDQLGEGLGTFVRENFMSPQVIETKVRDAQVAGRLGKWLSDRSHAERVASESATVLRVGVELLRDEDVQHVLDRMIVKRIAEPKWGPPIGRVLATLLAEGRQEALIQLLCDRAFQWSLNAGEVIERVIERDSPTWSPRWVDHLVGDRIHRELMDFTDKVRRNPDHELRRSATRFMFEFADDLQNDDATIQRAENVKEQIMARDEVARAAETAWNAAKRIIGESVDDPSSALRTRIADSVMRIGESLRDDAELRDKVDNWIVRAAKHLVGEYGTEITAIITETIERWDADEASRRIELHVGRDLQFIRINGTVVGALAGLIIYTIGQLLF